Proteins co-encoded in one Kutzneria chonburiensis genomic window:
- a CDS encoding FtsX-like permease family protein: MLHTVIAGLKARPKRLLLSAVAIALGVAFVSGSLILADAVHVGVRAAVAYELRGVDVKVTVKHGDLDDGALSKVRQVPGVAAAEGRMTVTAPLLVDGHAQDAAAMALPADEQLRPFDLADGRLPSNADQIATATSTGYTPGQHVTVFDQGGRQHQYTVVGTFSRPTDAGIGSTELALTPEAVRQLAPTGGYIEIVVRAAAGVSPAELASRVARAVPGVDAVTGEQAATALLTTAAPDSANLTKFFTAFAVLAMVVAGLVIVNSFTILVTQRARELALLRCVGAGRTQVFTSVLAEALVVGAVASVVGLFGGLGIAALLQLGNPAGVHVPLSVRTAVESVAIGVLVTALAAALPARAATRVAPVEALRTPLEGKAARAGKARTIGAVLAFVVGIGAAAVSLSSSDIDTAVALAIVAMVALLVATLVVGPLLVGPVVRALSAVFAPVLGQPAKLAALNADRNPRRTAATAAALTIGLAVVSLVTTMTAGIEAGRSRGVDQQLAADFVVTSAVYSHPLPDTLSTTLGQVPGVAATARRVSFSGDLGSYGAFGMAAIQGDALGSVLRPVVLSGRLDHLGPGELAISKQLATETGLKVGDTVKAKVALHVVAVYDSVEAPGADLELALVDLAQEPAISLPGGVPYDQSLLVKLSSTVDAGQARLLVDRALSTDPLLRLNSIADIKAQLAKPLQGTLNLLWALTALAVLIAFAGIANTLSLSVLERTRESALLRALGLTRAGLRASVMTESVFVALLGALCGLSIGILSAWLLSRVASTDAEPVLFTLPWSRLGVLLGAAVLAAPLAALLPARRASRQSLTAGMAEQ, encoded by the coding sequence ATGCTGCATACGGTCATCGCCGGTCTCAAGGCCCGGCCCAAGCGGTTGTTGTTGTCAGCGGTGGCGATCGCGCTCGGCGTGGCGTTCGTGTCCGGCTCACTGATCCTGGCCGACGCCGTGCACGTGGGCGTGCGCGCGGCCGTCGCGTACGAGCTGCGCGGTGTCGACGTGAAGGTCACCGTGAAGCACGGGGATCTGGACGACGGCGCCCTGAGCAAGGTGCGTCAGGTGCCGGGGGTCGCGGCGGCCGAGGGACGGATGACCGTCACGGCGCCACTGCTCGTCGATGGCCACGCCCAGGATGCCGCGGCGATGGCGTTGCCGGCCGACGAGCAGCTGCGGCCGTTCGACCTCGCCGACGGACGCCTGCCCAGCAACGCCGACCAGATCGCCACCGCCACGTCGACCGGGTACACGCCGGGACAGCACGTGACGGTGTTCGACCAGGGCGGCCGGCAGCACCAGTACACCGTGGTCGGCACGTTCTCGCGACCGACCGATGCCGGCATCGGCTCGACCGAACTCGCGCTCACGCCGGAGGCCGTGCGACAGCTCGCGCCGACCGGCGGTTACATCGAGATCGTCGTGCGAGCCGCGGCCGGTGTCAGCCCGGCCGAGCTCGCGAGTCGCGTGGCGCGGGCCGTGCCCGGTGTCGATGCCGTGACCGGTGAGCAGGCCGCGACGGCGTTGCTCACCACCGCCGCGCCGGACTCGGCCAACCTGACCAAGTTCTTCACGGCCTTCGCGGTGCTGGCGATGGTGGTGGCCGGCCTGGTGATCGTCAACTCGTTCACCATCCTCGTCACGCAGCGGGCCCGCGAGCTGGCCCTGCTGCGCTGTGTCGGCGCGGGCCGCACGCAGGTGTTCACCAGCGTGCTGGCCGAGGCCCTCGTGGTCGGCGCGGTGGCGTCGGTGGTCGGGCTGTTCGGCGGGCTGGGCATCGCCGCACTGTTGCAGCTCGGCAATCCGGCCGGCGTGCATGTGCCGCTCAGTGTTCGCACGGCCGTCGAGTCCGTGGCGATCGGCGTGCTGGTAACGGCTCTCGCCGCTGCACTGCCGGCACGGGCGGCAACTCGTGTCGCGCCCGTGGAGGCGCTGCGCACGCCGCTCGAAGGCAAGGCCGCGCGTGCCGGCAAGGCACGAACCATCGGTGCTGTGTTGGCCTTCGTCGTGGGCATCGGGGCCGCTGCGGTGTCGTTGAGCAGTAGCGATATCGACACTGCGGTGGCGTTGGCCATCGTTGCCATGGTGGCGCTGCTGGTGGCCACGCTGGTCGTCGGGCCGTTGCTGGTCGGTCCGGTGGTGCGGGCACTGAGCGCGGTGTTCGCGCCGGTCCTTGGCCAGCCCGCGAAACTCGCTGCGCTCAACGCCGACCGGAATCCCCGCCGCACCGCGGCCACTGCCGCCGCACTCACCATCGGCCTGGCCGTCGTGTCCCTGGTGACCACGATGACCGCCGGTATCGAGGCCGGTCGCAGCCGTGGCGTGGACCAGCAGCTCGCCGCCGACTTCGTGGTGACCAGCGCCGTGTACAGCCATCCCTTGCCCGATACTTTGTCGACCACACTCGGCCAGGTGCCCGGGGTCGCCGCCACCGCGCGGCGTGTGTCCTTCTCCGGAGACCTCGGCTCGTACGGGGCGTTCGGAATGGCCGCGATCCAGGGCGACGCCCTCGGCTCGGTGCTGCGTCCCGTCGTCCTGTCCGGCCGGCTGGACCACCTGGGTCCCGGCGAACTCGCCATCAGCAAACAGCTGGCCACCGAGACCGGTCTCAAGGTCGGCGACACCGTCAAGGCCAAGGTTGCGCTGCACGTCGTCGCGGTCTACGACAGCGTCGAAGCACCCGGCGCCGACCTTGAGCTCGCCCTGGTCGATCTGGCCCAGGAGCCTGCCATCTCGCTCCCCGGCGGTGTCCCCTACGACCAGAGCCTCCTGGTGAAGTTGTCGTCCACTGTGGACGCCGGACAGGCCCGCCTGCTCGTGGACCGCGCCCTGTCCACCGATCCCTTGCTGCGACTGAACAGCATCGCCGACATCAAGGCCCAGCTCGCCAAGCCCCTTCAGGGCACGCTCAACCTGTTGTGGGCCCTGACCGCCCTGGCCGTGCTCATCGCCTTCGCCGGCATTGCCAACACCTTGTCGCTGTCGGTGCTGGAGCGTACGCGGGAATCGGCCTTGCTGCGGGCACTCGGTCTCACACGCGCCGGTCTCCGGGCCAGCGTGATGACTGAATCGGTGTTCGTGGCCCTGCTCGGGGCGCTGTGTGGGCTCTCCATCGGCATCCTGTCCGCCTGGTTGCTGTCCCGCGTGGCCTCCACCGACGCCGAGCCGGTGCTGTTCACGTTGCCGTGGAGCCGGCTCGGAGTCCTGCTGGGCGCGGCCGTACTGGCCGCGCCGCTGGCCGCCCTGCTGCCCGCGCGCCGTGCCTCGCGGCAGTCGCTCACGGCCGGGATGGCCGAGCAGTGA
- a CDS encoding amidohydrolase family protein, with the protein MIIDCHGHYTTAPAAHTAWRERQLAGDAPTYPRISDDEIRESVQGQLRLMDERGIDLTIFSPRASAMAHHLGDERTSADWARACNDLVHRVVTLHPDRFAGVGQLPQSPGVPVERSIPELRRCVEELGFVGVNLNPDPSGGHWSAPPLTDQTWYPFYEAMIELDVPAMVHVSASANRAFHATGAHYLNADTTAFMQLVQGDLFADLPDLRLVIPHGGGAVPYHWGRYRGLADMLGRPDPARHALANVSFDTCVYHQPGIDLLFDVISPDAILFGSETLGAVRGIDDRTGHHFDDTRRYIDAAALSESDRAKVYEHNARRMYPRLTARPSRP; encoded by the coding sequence GTGATCATCGACTGCCACGGCCACTACACGACCGCGCCGGCCGCTCACACCGCCTGGCGCGAACGCCAGCTCGCCGGCGACGCCCCGACGTACCCGAGGATCTCCGACGACGAGATCCGGGAGTCCGTGCAGGGCCAGCTGCGCCTCATGGACGAACGCGGCATCGACCTCACGATCTTCTCGCCGCGCGCCTCCGCGATGGCCCACCACCTCGGCGACGAACGCACCAGCGCCGACTGGGCCCGAGCCTGCAACGACCTGGTGCACCGGGTCGTCACCCTCCACCCGGACCGGTTCGCCGGCGTCGGCCAGCTCCCACAGTCCCCGGGCGTGCCCGTCGAGCGCTCGATCCCGGAGCTACGCCGCTGCGTCGAGGAACTCGGCTTCGTCGGCGTCAACCTCAACCCCGACCCCAGCGGCGGCCACTGGTCCGCGCCGCCACTTACCGACCAAACCTGGTATCCCTTCTACGAGGCGATGATCGAGCTGGACGTGCCGGCCATGGTCCACGTGTCGGCCTCGGCCAACCGAGCGTTCCACGCCACCGGCGCGCACTACCTCAACGCCGACACCACTGCGTTCATGCAACTCGTGCAGGGCGACCTGTTCGCCGACCTACCCGACCTGCGCCTGGTGATCCCGCACGGCGGCGGGGCCGTCCCGTACCACTGGGGTCGCTACCGAGGGCTCGCCGACATGCTGGGCCGTCCGGATCCGGCCCGGCACGCGCTGGCCAACGTCTCCTTCGACACCTGCGTCTACCACCAACCCGGCATAGACCTCCTCTTCGACGTCATCTCCCCGGACGCCATCCTGTTCGGCTCCGAGACGCTCGGCGCGGTCCGCGGCATCGACGACCGCACCGGCCACCATTTCGACGACACCCGGAGATACATCGACGCCGCCGCACTGTCCGAATCGGACCGGGCCAAGGTGTACGAGCACAACGCCCGCCGGATGTATCCCCGCCTCACTGCTCGGCCATCCCGGCCGTGA
- a CDS encoding MFS transporter has translation MAGNEPTTARSAAPTTHSRAMVLARLDRLPRRAVGYAATGIIGLAMFVIFYCNFDINVSFLQTCGQIVAGCTPADAQSWLPLPVCSYLAGYVVGCLLIAPLSDRLGRRTVLAGSIGFAAVGSLIAAIAGDYATFTVGRAITGIAMGAVLAVGNTYIGELAPHGARARYTATTFVLCTLGAMVGIGLGLMLTTEPAPFPQGMPVAFGLADGWRWIHWVAVILGALAVLAAVRLPESPRWLVEHGRLDEADAVVTRLEARVGQPLPEPDPATIAPPAEHAGHAYRELFANPRYRRRALLLVAMWFTGYATVFSYSTGSTVVLTSLHFTPPVAGMISAAGGVGFFVQGLFSARYSEVLERRYWLPVGAALTVLGAVVIALFGTDIGWALAGSFLVFFGFNVWVPPTFALSAESFPTRVRSAGFGLVDGIGVLGGATGVLVIAPLVPLLAPLPALLLVSSFLVVAAVLAQFTPRARNRALEELSP, from the coding sequence ATGGCCGGCAACGAGCCGACGACGGCACGCAGCGCAGCTCCGACCACGCATTCCCGGGCCATGGTGCTGGCCCGGCTGGACCGGTTGCCGAGACGGGCCGTCGGCTACGCGGCCACCGGCATCATCGGCCTGGCCATGTTCGTGATCTTCTACTGCAACTTCGACATCAACGTCTCCTTCCTCCAGACCTGCGGGCAGATCGTGGCCGGCTGCACGCCGGCCGACGCGCAGTCCTGGCTGCCGCTGCCGGTGTGCTCCTACCTGGCTGGCTACGTGGTCGGCTGCCTGCTGATCGCGCCGCTGTCGGACCGCCTCGGCCGGCGGACCGTGCTGGCCGGGTCGATCGGCTTCGCCGCCGTCGGCTCGCTGATCGCGGCGATCGCCGGCGACTACGCGACCTTCACCGTCGGACGCGCGATCACCGGCATCGCCATGGGCGCGGTGCTGGCCGTCGGCAACACCTACATCGGCGAACTCGCCCCACACGGAGCACGAGCCCGTTACACCGCAACGACGTTCGTGCTGTGCACGCTCGGCGCGATGGTCGGCATCGGACTCGGCCTCATGCTCACGACCGAGCCCGCCCCCTTCCCCCAGGGCATGCCGGTCGCGTTCGGACTGGCCGACGGCTGGCGCTGGATCCATTGGGTGGCGGTGATTCTGGGCGCGCTCGCGGTGTTGGCGGCGGTGCGGCTGCCCGAGTCCCCGCGCTGGCTGGTCGAGCACGGTCGACTCGACGAGGCCGACGCGGTGGTGACCAGGCTCGAAGCCAGGGTCGGCCAACCGCTGCCCGAGCCCGATCCGGCCACGATCGCGCCACCGGCCGAGCACGCCGGCCACGCCTACCGGGAGCTGTTCGCCAACCCCCGCTACCGACGCCGCGCGCTCCTGCTGGTCGCGATGTGGTTCACCGGCTACGCCACGGTCTTCTCCTACTCCACCGGCTCTACGGTCGTGCTCACCAGCCTGCACTTCACGCCGCCGGTCGCCGGCATGATCTCCGCTGCCGGCGGCGTCGGCTTCTTCGTGCAGGGCCTGTTCTCGGCCCGGTACTCCGAGGTGCTGGAGCGCCGGTACTGGCTGCCCGTCGGCGCCGCGCTGACCGTGCTCGGGGCGGTGGTCATCGCGTTGTTCGGCACCGACATCGGCTGGGCACTGGCCGGCTCCTTCCTGGTCTTCTTCGGTTTCAACGTGTGGGTGCCGCCGACGTTCGCACTGTCCGCGGAGAGCTTCCCGACCCGCGTCCGCTCCGCCGGCTTCGGCCTCGTGGACGGCATCGGCGTGCTCGGCGGCGCGACCGGCGTGCTGGTCATCGCCCCGCTGGTGCCGCTGCTCGCGCCACTGCCGGCACTGCTGCTGGTGTCGAGCTTCCTCGTCGTCGCCGCGGTATTGGCCCAGTTCACGCCGCGTGCCCGCAACCGTGCCCTGGAGGAGCTCTCACCGTGA
- a CDS encoding GntR family transcriptional regulator yields MSSAPQEGEAGRQAAVAALRAALMAGDVVPGQRLVEAELAEAFGVTRASIRAALIDLTADGLVERIPNRGARVRVVTVDEAVAITECRMVLEGLCAAKAAEKATDDQIEALIELGEQMRAAVSDAEPMKYSALNRELHRMVREIADQPVAGDLLERLNGQLVRHQFRLAMRDGRTHVSLPEHLEIIDAIARHDPDAAEQAARVHLRSVITALRETE; encoded by the coding sequence ATGTCGAGCGCGCCGCAGGAGGGCGAGGCCGGCCGGCAGGCGGCGGTGGCGGCACTGCGGGCTGCCCTGATGGCCGGGGACGTCGTGCCCGGTCAGCGCCTGGTCGAGGCCGAGCTGGCCGAGGCGTTCGGGGTGACCCGGGCCAGCATACGCGCGGCACTGATCGACCTGACCGCCGACGGCCTGGTCGAGCGCATCCCCAACCGGGGCGCGCGGGTTCGGGTCGTCACGGTCGACGAGGCGGTGGCGATCACCGAGTGCCGCATGGTGCTGGAAGGGCTGTGCGCGGCCAAGGCGGCCGAGAAGGCGACCGACGACCAGATCGAGGCGTTGATCGAACTCGGCGAGCAGATGCGGGCCGCGGTGTCGGACGCGGAGCCGATGAAGTACTCGGCGCTCAACCGGGAACTGCACCGGATGGTGCGCGAGATCGCCGACCAGCCGGTGGCCGGTGACCTGCTGGAACGGCTGAACGGCCAGCTCGTGCGGCACCAGTTCCGGCTGGCCATGCGGGACGGGCGCACCCACGTGTCGCTGCCGGAGCACCTCGAGATCATCGACGCCATCGCCCGGCACGACCCCGATGCGGCCGAGCAGGCCGCCCGTGTGCATCTGCGCAGCGTGATCACCGCACTCAGGGAGACGGAGTAG
- a CDS encoding 4-carboxy-4-hydroxy-2-oxoadipate aldolase/oxaloacetate decarboxylase yields MDTVVVTDVPRAPLVAIDRLALFGVATVHEALGRTGFLGTAHRPTHLGSRIGGSAVTALCWPGDNLMIHAAVEQCRPGDVLVVTTTSPCTDGMFGELLATSLQERGVRGLVIDAGVRDIAELHAIGFPVWSRAVSAQGTVKSTAGAVNVPVVVGAQRINPGDVILADDDGVLCVPRDDVPSALERAHARVDKEEATRQAFRDGQLGLDRYGLREKLAALGVRYVTAAEYGVR; encoded by the coding sequence ATGGACACAGTCGTGGTGACCGACGTTCCGCGGGCGCCGCTGGTGGCGATCGACCGGCTGGCCCTGTTCGGCGTGGCCACCGTGCACGAAGCGTTGGGGCGCACCGGTTTCCTCGGCACCGCGCACCGGCCGACCCACCTCGGCAGCCGGATCGGTGGCTCCGCGGTGACCGCGCTGTGCTGGCCGGGCGACAACCTGATGATCCACGCCGCGGTCGAGCAGTGCCGGCCCGGGGACGTCCTTGTCGTCACCACGACGTCGCCCTGTACCGACGGCATGTTCGGGGAGCTGCTCGCGACCTCCTTACAGGAGCGGGGAGTTCGCGGGCTGGTCATCGACGCCGGGGTGCGCGACATCGCCGAACTGCACGCGATCGGGTTTCCGGTGTGGTCGCGGGCCGTCAGCGCTCAGGGCACCGTCAAGTCGACCGCTGGCGCGGTGAACGTGCCGGTTGTCGTTGGGGCGCAACGCATCAACCCCGGTGACGTGATCCTGGCCGACGACGACGGCGTGCTGTGCGTGCCTCGGGACGACGTGCCGTCGGCTCTCGAACGGGCCCATGCCCGGGTCGACAAGGAAGAGGCAACCCGCCAGGCTTTCCGCGACGGACAGCTCGGTCTGGACCGGTACGGGCTGCGGGAGAAGCTGGCGGCGTTGGGCGTGCGGTATGTGACGGCCGCGGAGTACGGGGTTCGGTGA
- a CDS encoding PrpF domain-containing protein, translating into MAGIPCMLMRGGTSKGAYFLATDLPADHAERDELLVRIMGSGDPRQIDGIGGAHPLTSKVAVVSASTAPGTDVDYLFLQLGVAEATVSDRQNCGNLLAGVGPFAVARGLTSPGQPVRIRMVNSDSVATARFPGDDVAISGVPGTAPAIVLDFEDTEGPNGLLPTGKVVDVIDGVAVTCVDNGMPVVVARAGDLGITGYEPVATLAEDHALRDRVQSLRLQAARLMGLPDTTSVPKTTLISPPVDGGSICTRTFIPLTPHTAIGVLGAVSVATALMLDGAVGSDLFAGSSRVDVEHPTGHLHVEVELDRAGRVRRSGVVRTARTLFDGVVFPASKEIALALRHDVAHLGHVELLTPTFDRSLWFFTELMGLTEIDRRGDSAFLRTWDDYEQYSLVLTASNTSGIRRTALRTSSQEALDRLAARIPDGRWLPAGDGIGPSYLCTDPDGHLIQLYWETTWFEAPPELAPSLKNQPQAYPGRGVGVRRLDHVNFLAAEVAANGAFVTDSLGGSVTEQIVLDDDSVAAQWLHFGNKSYDLVYTTDWTGNRGRLHHIAFATDTREDILRGADIFLDNDVFIETGPHKHAIQQTFFLYVYEPGGNRIELCNPLTRLVLAPDWRPITWTQAERAKGQAWGLKTIESFHTHGTPPSEKTASGGRSGRPTLTGSCTASGPTGTMRTRWWPCAWAAFSTTASTATPWWRRSQHRGRSPTATRSW; encoded by the coding sequence ATGGCCGGCATTCCGTGCATGCTCATGCGGGGCGGCACCTCCAAGGGCGCTTACTTCCTCGCGACCGACCTGCCGGCTGATCATGCCGAGCGGGACGAGCTGCTGGTCCGGATCATGGGCAGCGGGGATCCGCGCCAGATCGACGGCATCGGCGGTGCGCACCCGTTGACCAGCAAGGTCGCCGTGGTGTCGGCGAGTACCGCGCCGGGCACCGATGTCGACTATCTGTTCCTCCAGCTGGGCGTGGCGGAGGCGACGGTCTCCGACCGTCAGAACTGCGGCAATCTGCTGGCCGGCGTCGGGCCGTTCGCCGTGGCGCGTGGGCTGACGTCGCCCGGGCAGCCGGTGCGGATTCGGATGGTCAACTCGGACAGCGTTGCCACGGCTCGGTTTCCCGGCGATGACGTGGCCATCTCCGGCGTCCCCGGCACAGCGCCCGCCATCGTGCTGGACTTCGAGGACACCGAAGGTCCCAACGGCTTGCTGCCGACGGGGAAGGTGGTGGATGTCATCGACGGCGTCGCCGTGACGTGTGTCGACAACGGCATGCCGGTCGTCGTCGCTCGGGCCGGCGATCTCGGCATCACCGGCTACGAGCCGGTCGCGACGCTCGCCGAGGATCATGCGCTGCGCGACCGCGTGCAGAGCCTTCGGTTACAGGCGGCCCGCCTGATGGGCCTGCCCGACACCACCTCGGTCCCCAAGACCACGCTGATCTCGCCGCCGGTCGACGGCGGGTCGATCTGCACCCGCACTTTCATTCCCTTGACACCGCACACTGCCATCGGCGTTCTCGGCGCCGTCAGCGTGGCCACCGCCCTGATGCTCGACGGTGCGGTCGGCAGCGACCTGTTCGCCGGATCGTCCCGCGTGGACGTCGAGCACCCCACCGGCCATCTGCACGTCGAGGTCGAGCTGGACCGCGCCGGCCGGGTCCGCCGCAGCGGTGTCGTGCGCACCGCGCGCACGCTGTTCGACGGCGTCGTTTTCCCCGCTAGCAAGGAGATCGCCTTGGCCTTACGGCACGATGTCGCGCACCTCGGGCATGTCGAGCTGCTCACGCCCACGTTCGACCGCAGCCTGTGGTTCTTCACCGAGCTCATGGGGCTCACCGAGATCGACCGCCGCGGCGACTCGGCGTTCCTGCGCACGTGGGACGACTACGAGCAGTACAGTCTCGTGCTCACCGCCAGCAACACGTCCGGCATCCGCCGCACCGCGCTGCGCACGTCCAGCCAGGAGGCGCTGGACCGCTTGGCCGCGCGGATCCCGGACGGCCGTTGGCTTCCCGCTGGCGACGGCATCGGTCCGAGCTACCTCTGCACCGACCCGGACGGCCATCTGATCCAGCTCTACTGGGAGACCACCTGGTTCGAGGCCCCGCCGGAGCTGGCCCCGTCGTTGAAGAACCAGCCCCAGGCCTATCCCGGCCGCGGCGTGGGTGTCCGGCGGCTCGACCACGTCAACTTCCTCGCCGCCGAGGTCGCCGCCAACGGCGCGTTCGTCACCGACTCCCTCGGCGGGTCGGTCACCGAGCAGATCGTGCTGGACGACGATTCCGTTGCCGCCCAGTGGCTCCACTTCGGCAACAAGTCCTACGACCTCGTCTACACCACCGACTGGACCGGCAACCGCGGCCGCCTGCACCACATCGCCTTCGCCACCGACACCCGGGAGGACATCCTCCGCGGCGCCGACATCTTCCTGGACAACGACGTCTTCATCGAGACCGGTCCGCACAAGCACGCCATCCAGCAGACCTTCTTCCTCTACGTCTACGAGCCCGGCGGCAACCGCATCGAACTGTGCAACCCGTTGACCCGCCTGGTGCTCGCCCCCGACTGGCGGCCCATCACGTGGACCCAGGCCGAGCGGGCCAAGGGCCAGGCCTGGGGCCTCAAGACCATCGAGTCCTTCCACACCCACGGCACTCCCCCGTCTGAGAAAACCGCTTCCGGCGGCCGATCGGGACGGCCTACGCTGACCGGATCATGTACAGCTTCCGGCCCAACAGGAACGATGCGGACGCGATGGTGGCCGTGCGCATGGGCTGCCTTCAGCACGACGGCCTCGACGGCGACTCCGTGGTGGAGAAGATCCCAACACCGGGGCAGATCGCCGACGGCCACCAGATCCTGGTGA
- a CDS encoding helix-turn-helix domain-containing protein: MPDIGAARVPVGGGSMSHSEALAGVLDADRALPSQRLAGSDDLGWRSMLARTYHDPSVADEFETAPTAALLVVVVTKGMYTIEARSGGQWRSAAYQPGAAGVTSPLRSSALRWRAKSADPLHSVHMYLYPDLVDEISHEMGGMGMLRPHELPDSLTVDDPFVTAAGYAIAQAVERRAASLYADSLAHALTTHLLCAVQSRRLDEPRTMLGRTELRALLGYLRENLHTDVTLDDLAAQADMSKYHLLRSFKRATGTTPHRYLVRLRMRRAASLLRSSSQTVQQVMLACGYQSAAQFSAAFRREYGCAPGQYRRVVG; the protein is encoded by the coding sequence ATGCCCGACATCGGAGCTGCGCGCGTGCCCGTTGGCGGTGGCTCCATGTCGCACAGCGAGGCGCTCGCCGGCGTGCTGGACGCCGACCGAGCGCTGCCGTCGCAGCGGCTGGCCGGCAGCGACGACCTCGGCTGGCGGTCCATGCTTGCCCGCACCTACCACGACCCTTCGGTGGCCGACGAGTTCGAGACCGCGCCGACCGCCGCGCTGCTCGTGGTCGTTGTCACCAAAGGCATGTACACCATCGAGGCGCGGTCCGGCGGGCAGTGGCGCAGCGCCGCCTACCAGCCAGGCGCGGCCGGCGTGACGTCGCCGCTGCGGTCCAGCGCGCTGCGGTGGCGGGCCAAGTCGGCCGATCCGCTGCACTCCGTGCACATGTACCTCTACCCGGACCTCGTGGACGAGATCAGCCACGAGATGGGCGGCATGGGCATGCTGCGTCCGCACGAGCTACCCGACTCGCTGACGGTCGACGACCCGTTCGTCACCGCCGCCGGCTACGCCATCGCACAGGCCGTGGAGCGCCGGGCCGCCAGCCTTTACGCCGATTCCCTGGCGCACGCGCTCACCACGCACCTGCTGTGCGCCGTGCAGTCCCGGCGGCTCGACGAGCCCCGCACCATGCTCGGCCGCACCGAGCTGCGCGCGCTGCTCGGCTACCTACGGGAGAACCTGCACACGGACGTCACCCTCGACGACCTCGCCGCGCAGGCCGATATGAGCAAGTATCACCTGTTGCGCAGCTTCAAGCGTGCCACCGGCACCACCCCGCACCGCTACCTGGTACGCCTCCGCATGCGCCGCGCCGCCAGCCTGCTGCGCAGCAGTTCACAGACCGTGCAGCAGGTCATGCTCGCCTGCGGCTACCAGAGCGCCGCCCAGTTCTCCGCCGCCTTCCGCCGCGAGTACGGCTGCGCGCCGGGACAGTACCGCCGAGTCGTGGGTTAG